A genomic region of Betaproteobacteria bacterium contains the following coding sequences:
- a CDS encoding CNP1-like family protein, with product MRLAMKGMRAVCVLLAALGLGGCTSGEDRWLRVPDPDDEKRSEDGGPPKDVPVKLPPFPEESRLLPFEVGGASRNAFYVDAESISVGEDWAIRFTSVIVSPQGARTVSYEALDCTHYAYKLYATGHPDGTWAEVKQPQWRPIGFTEINRYRIVLFR from the coding sequence ATGCGTCTCGCCATGAAGGGGATGCGGGCGGTCTGCGTCCTGCTGGCTGCGCTCGGGCTCGGCGGATGCACGAGCGGCGAGGACCGCTGGTTGCGGGTGCCGGACCCCGACGACGAAAAGCGCAGCGAGGACGGCGGGCCGCCCAAGGATGTGCCGGTCAAACTGCCGCCGTTTCCGGAGGAGAGCCGCTTGCTGCCCTTCGAAGTGGGCGGCGCCTCGCGCAACGCGTTCTACGTCGATGCCGAATCCATCAGCGTCGGCGAGGACTGGGCGATCCGCTTCACTTCCGTGATTGTCTCACCGCAGGGCGCGCGTACCGTGAGCTATGAAGCGCTCGATTGCACGCACTACGCATACAAGCTGTATGCGACCGGCCATCCCGACGGCACCTGGGCGGAAGTGAAGCAGCCGCAGTGGCGCCCCATCGGCTTCACCGAGATCAACCGCTACCGGATCGTGCTGTTCCG